From a region of the Etheostoma cragini isolate CJK2018 chromosome 20, CSU_Ecrag_1.0, whole genome shotgun sequence genome:
- the cga gene encoding glycoprotein hormones alpha chain isoform X1, which translates to MVTNATTMGSMKSTGLSVLLLSFLFYIADAYPNIDLNMGCEECKLGMNNLFSRDRPVYQCMGCCFSRAYPTPLTAMTKMEIPKNITSEATCCVAKDYYEVEVYGIRVRNHTDCHCSTCYYHKI; encoded by the exons ATG GTAACTAATGCAACCACGATGGGCTCAATGAAATCCACTGGACTTTCTGTtcttctgttgtcttttcttttttacatagcTGATGCTTACCCCAACATTGACTTAAACA TGGGCTGTGAGGAGTGCAAACTAGGAATGAACAATCTTTTCTCGAGGGATCGTCCGGTCTACCAGTGCATGGGCTGCTGTTTCTCCAGAGCGTACCCAACACCTCTCACGGCCATGACGAAAATGGAGATCCCAAAGAACATCACCTCAGAGGCAACATGCTGTGTCGCAAAGGACTACTATGAG GTAGAGGTGTACGGCATAAGGGTGAGAAACCACACAGACTGCCACTGCAGCACCTGCTACTACCATAAGATATGA
- the znf292a gene encoding zinc finger protein 292a has product MAEGETEKEYDTRKAIDELRERFQDLTTALKEGSKSPLEASLHFCQEFCQVLVEHAGRWKTDEDPLPLLEVYTVAILSFAKAASCLSSECENVPLLLEKLALSCAELLLLLPQHVPGALWEEFQSSMKLAHSLLQESGSTQLCLLSVLAQQDGVWSNTTLSSILSNQIPQTEQVREYLELEGATLLNMRIKHLIKVDSVDKAAVLAKMCSEYPGYEGKGNFKQTYLLCICMAKSQEQLMEEIASIECKDALEMICNLESEGDEKGALCLCSAFLKRQLLQGDVYCAWELTLFWSKLLMRLESSADAFLGHSKEMALLCRSVCHILFLIKVIQNEVGEVGLPVCVEMCIQALKMTSSDHKDSKSTICKTISCLLPTDLEVKRACQLTEFLLQPTVDSYYAVESLYNEPDQKPEEDGSLPVPNSLRCELLLAFKTQWPFDPEFWDWKTLKRNCLALMGEEAAIVSSIDTLNDTDEQEVEGALGKPPEYKDLEDFLLTTTNELNEITDEREKNREAKKLREQGFVSARFRNWRAYMQYCVLCDKEFLGHRIVRHAQKHFKDGVYLCPICADSFETREVLEPHVASHVKQSCKERLAAMKAARKVTKPPHSPKSPSKNSKVAAMVSISPVKIESQIGQQLATPVKIEQTTSDTNISQDCFCPVKNCSKAFKFFRNLMAHVRSHKDDEEAMRFLEIQKQKVVCQYCRRQFVNVKHLNDHLQMHCGTKPYICIQLDCKANFNSNSELLMHRKTHPEFKAQCMFPNCGQVFSEAYLLYDHEAQHYLTYTCQTDNCGKIFYSQSQFLSHQENHSTNDAVNNLPITYQNFPETPKVEPPPESTTSLERINTDVYMKEASMVNTSPCRLPELAKEAVTVRVKHSIERMLNSEAHPEMKEPEKSYTPLTNPTSAPAGVESAPEALPAHDNVAGQGEIPPVNPLPSPLNPVASQQEEGLKNVQGNDLPKVVPQIISPSQIKTEVPSWVQGYPSSTATVGNEENLHCCPYNECTRAYSTNKSLSRHVKKQHPEIFEDWKLAKKYNKVSKITAKKVPSGPASSNQTQPNQGNTLSNQPGILCKKPGMQQMDYPMESSTSPAQCYPGSMEPVPITPMVNPTLYPPWGSPNIPSGMMQSDMSQSWSSPPMNNCYPDTFNMNEYPPRSYPQWQADPYPTTASLPTDRDHPMAAIHGPSMSHAPSDSSLMSQYVSSSLMLDNGGQIHNGGHQYGLMHPVVGTGDSVDVGKRSASMTAQLHNENSISTIDSLPEGSYHTPYTRSENSCPTQDSSVDIPIKCLSPEAEVSSKAINERIKTENVPTPGYEQMDNSVDGMLSPNSVIHTDFPYEEDCPIADCEPTPSEEKAGDPDMQKGKRSRLSKRTKWPAIIKDGKVICRRCFREFSSTKSLGGHLSKRSQCRPVEEIDLTADLPTSFLDFLNDPHVPDTNGATFNMSNGDFSQESCSLTTLTSAMVLKQEPQNSNIMDYSNATSVSPEIQHQKDGVLANPALTVPYQEDHLMEISHAFQRLDLIEAAQGKMRSALLLEQNVSHCDTAHNVEKSKILSKSEDKPSEKIPKPFKCDQDECEYSFMTKEALFKHLCRMHDYSNDMIEELKKTPSKLSPYPCQICPKTFTRTTGLRIHYEKVHRLSKAEMQKLRISARNRRAFRLNKDDVFSCVTTDANTSRTTQSAVVLPAIKQEPLDIAIAPQADNENNSEVPQITSPGDVVKQGFMPEVSIVAQLPTPQNYMTDGSFCEVAPSAHEKSNLEQPVVAVVHKSPDLKQKSSLQEKLSPVGKANEQQGRSDASFSKVKEPMSSPSSTSVSSSPEKPSSSKNTPTKDEHQRKEKPQKKLSLKMCETDAYSPYRPYRCVHEGCTAAFTIQQNLILHYRAMHQASLPPSKPEMDTEKTSVNNGQESPQSIDKDDEVRCQVKNCSRVFMGITRLVQHYLLLHKFTRDKATAMMASMTIGTFNCDRSECALPFNSVEKYIEHIKNYHKEIAISESGSVDQTFRCEYEACDRVYTTKSNLLRHLIKKHEYVYDPKTSDGRRTKSIGLFPGVNGKENVENKFKVKKKNTKKKEGKSIEHWTSFGKPTLKSHDEASAMCTKKSALQYPCMIIGCDAVERAEKSIFKHYTTHGLTERYIEDHRSQFIYCKKCSRARFKDSSKSEGVSSSDSEEKELDDGEKPSDQKIDELVDRIGQEDSKLSNDDSAESQASTGTEGGAKRGRPRKPAHPTPACPERMQTLRNRLTVNSSRENSNPGTPTAQEQRDDGVMPGSFKPLGLEDSFLKFLETSESTHSSKRKLNDKSSSELPSKRHQTTKQKSPMKSKISDEFRGCENLIDFRNPLNLKSVSNVKIVVDKTFSDGADLLLKQLQDMRPIVIIKKWLYSRS; this is encoded by the exons ATGGcggagggggagacagagaaggaatATGACACACGGAAAGCTATCGATGAGCTCCGAGAGCGGTTCCAGGATTTGACCACAGCTTTGAAAGAGGGCTCGAAGTCTCCGTTGGAAGCCTCCCTGCATTTCTGCCAGGAGTTTTGCCAG GTCCTTGTGGAACATGCTGGCCGTTGGAAAACTGATGAAGATCCACTGCCTTTGCTGGAGGTCTACACTGTGGCCATCCTCAGCTTCGCTAAGGCTGCCTCCTGTCTCTCCTCCGAATGTGAAAACGTGCCACTCCTACTTGAAAAGTTAGCACT GAGCTGTGCGGAGCTGCTACTCTTACTGCCCCAGCATGTCCCTGGTGCCTTATGGGAGGAGTTCCAGTCCTCCATGAAG TTGGCACACAGCCTTTTGCAAGAAAGTGGGAGCACACAGCTTTGTCTGCTCTCAGTTCTGGCGCAACAGGACGGCGTCTGGTCCAACACCACACTAAGCAGCATCCTGTCCAATCAAATCCCTCAAACTGAGCAAG ttcGTGAGTATCTTGAGTTGGAAGGTGCCACGCTTCTGAACATGAGAATAAAGCACCTAATCAAAGTGGACAGCGTTGATAAAGCTGCTGTCCTCGCAAAGATGTGCTCGGAGTATCCGGGATATGAAGGAAAAGGAAACTTCAAGCAAACCTACTTGCTTTGCATCTGCATGGCAAAAAGTCAGGAACAGCTAATGGAGGAG ATTGCGTCAATAGAGTGTAAAGATGCTCTTGAAATGATCTGCAACTTGGAGTCAGAGGGAGATGAGAAAGGAGCTCTCTGCTTATGTTCTGCCTTTCTCAAGCGACAGCTTCTTCAAGGAGATGTTTATTGTGCCTG GGAACTCACACTGTTCTGGAGTAAGCTACTCATGCGTTTAGAGTCGTCAGCTGATGCATTTCTTGGACACAGCAAAGAGATGGCTCTTCTCTGTAGAAGCGTCTGTCATATTCTGTTTCTAATCAAAGTCATCCAAAATGAG GTTGGAGAGGTGGGGCTTCCAGTGTGTGTTGAAATGTGCATTCAAGCTCTGAAAATGACATCCAGTGACCATAAAGATAGCAAGTCCACCATCTGCAAAACTATTTCCTGCCTCTTGCCAACTGATCTAGAGGTTAAGCGTGCATGCCAGCTGACCGAGTTCCTCCTCCAGCCTACCGTTGACTCTTATTATGCTGTGGAGTCACTGTACAACGAACCCGACCAAAAGCCCGAGGAGGACGGGAGTTTACCAGTGCCCAATTCTTTACGCTGTGAGTTACTGCTGGCCTTTAAGACACAGTGGCCTTTTGATCCAGAGTTCTGGGACTGGAAAACACTGAAACGCAACTGCTTGGCCCTGATGGGAGAGGAGGCTGCTATTGTGTCATCTATTGACACACTCAATGACACAGATGAACAAGAGGTGGAAGGTGCACTTGGCAAACCCCCGGAATACAAAGACCTGGAGGACTTTCTGCTAACCACTACAAATGAACTCAATGAAATCAcggatgaaagagaaaaaaacagagaggctAAAAAACTTCGGGAGCAGGGTTTTGTGTCTGCCCGGTTCAGAAACTGGCGAGCATACATGCAGTATTGTGTTCTGTGTGACAAGGAGTTCTTGGGTCACAGAATTGTTCGTCATGCGCAGAAGCACTTCAAAGATGGAGTGTATCTTTGTCCAATTTGTGCTGACAGTTTTGAAACTAGGGAGGTTTTAGAGCCTCATGTAGCATCACATGTAAAGCAATCTTGCAAAGAGAGACTAGCTGCAATGAAAGCTGCTAGAAAGGTAACCAAACCCCCTCATTCACCTAAAAGTCCATCGAAAAATTCAAAAGTTGCTGCTATGGTGAGCATTAGTCCTGTTAAAATTGAGTCTCAAATTGGCCAACAATTGGCGACTCCTGTTAAGATAGAACAAACTACATCTGACACAAATATAAGTCAAGACTGtttctgtcctgtcaaaaattgtTCCAAGGCTTTCAAGTTTTTCCGCAACCTCATGGCTCATGTCAGATCTCACAAGGACGACGAAGAGGCCATGAGGTTTTTAgagatacaaaaacagaaagtggTGTGCCAATATTGCAGACGACAGTTTGTTAACGTCAAACATCTTAATGATCATTTGCAGATGCACTGTGGCACTAAACCATACATCTGCATACAGTTGGATTGCAAGGCAAACTTTAACTCCAATTCTGAGCTTCTCATGCATAGAAAAACACATCCTGAATTTAAAGCTCAGTGCATGTTCCCTAACTGTGGCCAAGTTTTCAGTGAGGCCTACCTGTTGTATGATCATGAGGCGCAGCATTACCTTACCTACACCTGCCAAACAGATAACTGTGGCAAAATATTCTACTCACAGTCTCAATTCTTGTCTCACCAAGAGAACCATAGTACAAATGATGCAGTTAACAATTTGCCCATCACATATCAAAACTTTCCTGAGACTCCAAAAGTAGAACCACCACCTGAGAGCACCACAAGCCTTGAAAGGATTAATACAGACGTATATATGAAGGAGGCATCAATGGTAAACACATCACCATGCAGATTACCAGAGCTTGCTAAAGAAGCTGTTACTGTGAGAGTGAAACACTCGATTGAAAGAATGCTGAATTCTGAAGCACATCCTGAAATGAAAGAACCGGAGAAATCCTACACTCCACTGACAAATCCCACTTCAGCACCAGCTGGTGTCGAGTCAGCACCGGAGGCCCTTCCTGCACACGATAATGTGGCTGGGCAAGGTGAGATCCCACCAGTAAATCCTTTACCAAGTCCACTCAACCCTGTGGCAAGTCAACAGGAAGAGGGTCTTAAAAATGTGCAAGGCAATGATCTTCCAAAAGTGGTTCCACAAATAATTTCTCCAAGTCAAATCAAGACAGAAGTTCCTTCTTGGGTGCAAGGATATCCTTCCAGCACTGCAACTGTTGGAAATGAGGAGAACCTGCATTGCTGCCCATATAATGAATGTACAAGGGCATATAGTACAAACAAAAGTCTGTCTAGGCATGTAAAGAAGCAACACCCTGAAATATTTGAAGATTGGAAATTGGcaaagaaatataacaaagtgTCCAAAATTACTGCAAAAAAGGTACCAAGTGGACCAGCTTCATCCAATCAGACTCAACCAAACCAGGGAAACACGCTGTCAAATCAGCCAGGAATACTATGCAAAAAACCTGGGATGCAGCAAATGGATTACCCAATGGAATCTTCAACCTCACCTGCCCAGTGTTATCCTGGATCAATGGAGCCTGTGCCCATCACTCCAATGGTGAACCCCACACTATACCCGCCATGGGGAAGCCCAAATATTCCCAGCGGAATGATGCAGTCAGACATGTCCCAGTCATGGTCTTCACCTCCCATGAATAACTGCTATCCAGATACCTTCAACATGAATGAGTACCCCCCTCGGAGCTATCCTCAATGGCAGGCAGACCCTTATCCAACCACGGCGTCTCTCCCTACTGATAGAGATCATCCAATGGCAGCTATACATGGTCCCTCCATGTCCCACGCTCCTTCAGATTCAAGTTTGATGTCTCAGTATGTGTCCAGTTCGTTGATGCTTGACAATGGAGGCCAAATACATAACGGAGGGCATCAGTATGGACTAATGCATCCAGTAGTAGGCACTGGAGACAGCGTAGATGTGGGAAAAAGGAGTGCAAGTATGACAGCCCAGTTACATAATGAAAACAGTATCTCCACAATTGATAGTCTCCCTGAAGGAAGTTACCACACTCCATATACTCGGAGTGAAAACTCTTGTCCTACTCAAGACTCGTCAGTTGATATTCCCATTAAATGTCTGAGCCCAGAGGCCGAAGTTTCATCAAAAGCTATAAACGAAAGAATTAAAACAGAGAATGTGCCCACTCCTGGTTATGAACAGATGGATAACTCTGTGGATGGCATGCTCAGTCCAAACAGTGTCATTCACACAGATTTCCCTTACGAAGAAGACTGTCCTATTGCAGACTGTGAGCCTACCCCTTCAGAGGAAAAGGCTGGTGACCCTGACATGCAGAAAGGAAAACGCAGCAGGTTGAGCAAGCGAACCAAATGGCCAGCCATCATTAAGGATGGCAAAGTCATTTGCAGGAGATGCTTCAGAGAGTTCTCAAGCACCAAGTCTCTCGGGGGTCACTTATCTAAACGCTCACAGTGCAGGCCTGTAGAGGAAATTGACCTAACAGCTGATCTGCCAacatcttttcttgattttctcAATGACCCCCATGTCCCTGATACTAATGGAGCAACATTCAACATGTCAAATGGGGATTTCTCACAGGAATCCTGTAGCTTGACCACTTTGACTTCAGCCATGGTGTTAAAACAGGAGCCCCAAAATTCAAATATAATGGACTATTCAAACGCCACATCTGTTTCCCCTGAAATCCAGCATCAGAAAGACGGAGTGTTGGCTAATCCAGCCCTCACTGTACCCTATCAAGAGGATCACTTGATGGAAATTTCACATGCCTTTCAAAGGTTGGATTTGATTGAGGCTGCACAAGGGAAGATGCGGAGTGCTCTGTTGTTAGAACAAAATGTCAGTCATTGTGATACAGCCcacaacgttgaaaaaagtaaaatactgaGTAAAAGTGAAGACAAGCCCTCTGAAAAGATCCCCAAACCATTTAAATGTGACCAGGATGAGTGTGAGTACTCATTTATGACAAAGGAGGCGTTATTCAAACACTTGTGTAGAATGCACGATTACTCTAATGATATGATAGAAGAACTAAAAAAAACCCCATCCAAACTGTCTCCATATCCTTGTCAGATTTGCCCCAAAACATTCACAAGAACGACCGGTTTAAGAATTCACTATGAAAAAGTCCATCGATTGTCAAAGGCAGAAATGCAGAAACTAAGAATCAGTGCTCGAAACAGGCGTGCATTTAGACTGAACAAAGATGACGTGTTTAGCTGTGTGACCACTGATGCCAACACCAGTCGGACGACACAGTCTGCGGTTGTATTACCTGCTATAAAACAAGAACCACTTGACATTGCAATTGCACCTCAAGCAGACAATGAGAACAATTCAGAAGTTCCTCAAATCACCTCACCAGGAGATGTAGTTAAACAGGGCTTCATGCCTGAGGTTTCAATTGTCGCACAACTACCAACACCTCAAAACTATATGACTGATGGGTCGTTCTGTGAAGTGGCACCATCAGCTCATGAAAAAAGTAACCTAGAGCAACCAGTAGTGGCTGTTGTACACAAGAGTCCAGACTTGAAACAAAAATCCAGTTTGCAAGAGAAACTCAGTCCGGTTGGCAAAGCAAACGAGCAGCAAGGACGATCAGATGCGTCATTTAGCAAAGTAAAGGAGCCAATGTCCAGCCCTTCTTCCACATCCGTTTCATCCTCCCCAGAGAAACCCAGCAGctccaaaaacacaccaacGAAGGATGAACACCAGAGGAAAGAGAAACCTCAGAAAAAGTTGAGCCTCAAAATGTGTGAAACGGACGCCTACAGTCCATATAGACCATATCGCTGTGTTCATGAAGGATGCACTGCCGCATTCACCATCCAGCAAAATTTGATTCTCCACTACAGGGCCATGCATCAGGCATCCCTGCCTCCCAGCAAGCCTGAAATGGACACCGAAAAGACAAGTGTTAATAATGGACAGGAGAGCCCTCAGAGCATAGACAAAGATGATGAAGTCAGGTGCCAAGTGAAAAACTGTTCACGGGTGTTCATGGGAATCACAAGGTTAGTGCAGCATTACCTCCTACTTCACAAGTTTACCCGTGACAAAGCCACTGCCATGATGGCAAGTATGACCATTGGGACGTTCAACTGTGACCGGTCGGAGTGCGCTCTTCCCTTCAACTCTGTAGAAAAGTACATTGAGCACATTAAGAATTACCACAAGGAAATCGCTATCTCCGAGAGCGGTTCAGTTGACCAGACTTTCAGGTGCGAGTACGAGGCATGTGACCGCGTTTACACTACAAAATCCAACCTCCTCCGTCACCTGATAAAAAAGCATGAATATGTTTATGATCCTAAAACAAGTGACGGAAGACGGACTAAATCAATTGGGCTCTTCCCAGGGGTTAACGGAAAAGAGAATGTTGAGAACAAGTtcaaagtgaagaagaaaaacactaaaaagaaagaggggaagTCCATTGAACACTGGACTAGTTTTGGAAAGCCTACACTAAAATCACACGATGAGGCATCAGCCATGTGCACCAAAAAGTCCGCTCTGCAGTACCCATGCATGATAATAGGCTGCGATGCAGTGGAGCGGGCTGAAAAAAGTATATTTAAGCATTACACCACTCATGGCCTCACAGAAAGATACATTGAAGACCACAGGAGCCAattcatttactgtaaaaagtgCTCACGCGCCAGATTCAAAGATTCAAGCAAATCAGAGGGCGTGTCAAGCTCAGATTCTGAGGAGAAAGAACTTGATGACGGCGAAAAGCCTAGTGACCAGAAAATCGATGAGCTGGTGGATCGAATAGGTCAAGAAGACAGCAAGCTGTCCAACGATGATAGTGCAGAATCTCAAGCTTCCACTGGGACAGAAGGTGGAGCTAAAAGAGGCCGCCCCAGAAAGCCTGCACATCCTACACCAGCTTGTCCAGAGAGGATGCAGACCCTTAGGAATCGTTTGACTGTTAACAGTTCAAGAGAGAACTCAAATCCTGGTACCCCTACAGCTCAAGAACAACGTGACGACGGGGTTATGCCAGGGTCTTTCAAGCCTTTAGGACTCGAGGACTCTTTCCTTAAGTTCTTGGAAACCTCAGAGTCAACCCACTCTTCCAAACgcaaattaaatgacaaatctAGTTCTGAACTGCCGTCCAAAAGACACCAAACTACCAAACAGAAGTCTCCcatgaaaagtaaaataagtgATGAATTCAGAGGCTGCGAGAATCTAATAGACTTCAGAAATCCTCTTAATCTGAAATCTGTGAGCAATGTCAAAATTGTCGTGGATAAAACCTTTTCAGACGGTGCTGATCTTTTGCTAAAGCAGTTACAAGACATGAGGCCAATAGTCATAATAAAAAAGTGGCTTTATAGCCGATCATAG
- the cga gene encoding glycoprotein hormones alpha chain isoform X2 codes for MGSMKSTGLSVLLLSFLFYIADAYPNIDLNMGCEECKLGMNNLFSRDRPVYQCMGCCFSRAYPTPLTAMTKMEIPKNITSEATCCVAKDYYEVEVYGIRVRNHTDCHCSTCYYHKI; via the exons ATGGGCTCAATGAAATCCACTGGACTTTCTGTtcttctgttgtcttttcttttttacatagcTGATGCTTACCCCAACATTGACTTAAACA TGGGCTGTGAGGAGTGCAAACTAGGAATGAACAATCTTTTCTCGAGGGATCGTCCGGTCTACCAGTGCATGGGCTGCTGTTTCTCCAGAGCGTACCCAACACCTCTCACGGCCATGACGAAAATGGAGATCCCAAAGAACATCACCTCAGAGGCAACATGCTGTGTCGCAAAGGACTACTATGAG GTAGAGGTGTACGGCATAAGGGTGAGAAACCACACAGACTGCCACTGCAGCACCTGCTACTACCATAAGATATGA